DNA sequence from the Geitlerinema sp. PCC 9228 genome:
CGCCTGTCAAGCCGGCCAAGGCCAGCAAAAAACGACGTCTGGCAATTCTCCGATTCACGCGAAACCTCCAAATTAGCGAGTCTGGCAGCTGGAACGAACACAGGTTTTGACTGGCAAACGTTCAAAATTCCGTATTTCTACGGGTGGTAAAATTTAATATTTATTATATAATAAGAGGCAGCAGCATTCAACGTTCGTTCTTGAACCTGTATCGGGTATGCTTGGTTGGACCGTGGGTTGGGCGATCGCCGTGAGGAGATATCGCCGCAAAACCAAGCTATACCTGCCACACAGTCAGCGCGTGACGGTGCTGCCTATCAGTAGAAAACGACGCATCTGAAAAACTAAATATGTCGGCAATACAAGAACAAGCCTTTGTACTTGTACGTTCGCTCTACGCCGTTTATAGCGTGCTGCCGAAGCCTTACCCCATTCCCTTCTTCTTAGAAAAATTGGGAAATGGCATCGCCCACGTTCCGCAGTGGATCCAAGCGATCGGTTAGGCTCAGGGTAGACGCCGTAGGAGCAGATGGTACAGAAAACCCCCCGAGCGCCGTGCTTGGGGGGTTCTCCAGTTTCCAAAAGAAGGCTTGTTCTTAGTTTTGCATGGGACTTTCTAAGGCGCTAAGGCATTGCCCCGCAGCAGGCTACCTACAGTTTTAGCGGTAATTTTTAACTGCACCAAAGGATTGGCAGGAACCACAGTTTTGTACAGGTAGCTATCAAAGGTGAGCCTTTGCACATCTAGGTCGGAACACATTTCCACAAAGGCTTCCCGGGTGGCGTCGGAACGGTAAAAGACCCGTTGCAACAGATCCAGCACTTTGTAGGTCATGCCGTATTTCCGATCCCAGCGTTGCAGGTACAGTTTTAGTTCGTCTTCCCTGGGAATGCGCTTGCCACCTTCAGAAACTTCTACAATGGTTTCGGCACACATGCGGCCGGATTTGGCAGCGAAATAAATGCCTTCCCCGGAAGACTTGGTCACCGTTCCGGCAGCATCACCAACCAAAGCCACGCGACCGCGCACCCGCCGGGGGCGAGGATGTTCGGGAATGGGGTGGGCTTCTACTTTAATAATTTGCCCGTCTACCAGACGATTGGCTGCCCGGGCGCGAATGCCAGCTTGCAGGTCTTTGATTTTGGCTTTGTTTGCCTTCATGGTGCCGGTGCCCACGGCTACGTGGTCGTATTTGGGGAAGACCCAAGCATAGAAGTCTGGGGAAACGTCGTTGCCCACGTACATCTCCGCCAGGTCTTGGTAGTAGTTCATTTGCTCTTCGGGCAGGCGCATGCGCTCTTGGAACGCGATCGCGTAGTTGTAATCCCCCGCTTCAATCGCCTTCGCAACCCGAGAGTTGGCACCATCGGCACCCACCACCATATCCACTTGCAAGCTGTTGACGGTGCCGTCGTGCTGGCCGTTGCTGTGGTCGATATAGTGTAATGTATAGGGTTCGGTATCGCTATTGGGGATATCTAGTTTGTTAATGGTGCCGTTAATCAGGTGGGCACCCAATTTGGCAGCGCGATCGCGCAGGAAGCTATCCAAAACTTCCCGGCGGCACATGCCAATATATTCATCTTCTTTGGGTAGGTGAATATCAACCTGGATGTTGGAAGGCGAGATCATTTTCATGTTTCTCACCTTGCGGTCGATAATCTCCGGGGGTAAGTCAAACTCACCTACCATGCACAACGGAATAGCGCCACCACAGGGTTTGGCGTTATCGAGTTTGCGCTCGAATAGGTAAGTTTCTATACCGGCTTTTGCTAAGATCTCAGCCGTCGAAGAACCGGCTGGACCTCCGCCAACAACAGCAACCCTCAGTACCAAAATATTCTCCCAAATGCTTGCTTATACAACCTGGAAACGTATGGTAGCACGGCTTTTTGCTTCCCTTAATCGTTTGGGGGGATTTGTGAAAAAAATGAAACACAGTTTTACATTTTTTTACATTATATCGGGGTAAGATTCTATAAAAGATTGAGAAATATGTAGCAAACACCGGATGGAACTTCCATGAAAAAAACCCCTTTGCTCGGGCGAAAGGGGTTTCATCAACGCGGTTTGCCACCGATTAAATATTTTTGCCATTCTTGGTGCTTGCCACTTTTAATGTATTTGTCCACTTCAAAATAGAGACTGCTGTGGGGTTTTCGCGGGCGTTGCCGCAACGGCATGTCAGCTTCTTCCGGGGTACGGCTACCTTTTTTGACGTTACAGCGCACGCAGGCGGTGACGATGTTTTCCCACTGTTCGCCACCACCGCGCGATCGCGGCACCACGTGGTCGAGGGTCAAATCGTTACCGGAATAGCCGCAATATTGGCAGGCATTGCCATCGCGATAAAGGATATTGCGCCGGGTCAGCGGAATATCCTTATAAGGAACCCGGACATAGTATCGCAACCGAATCACGGTCGGTAACGGAAAGTCCGGGTAAACACTTTTGCCATTGTATTCAATTTTTTCCGCTTTGCCTTTAAGAACGAGCACCACTGCCCTACGCCAACTGGTAATATTAAGTGGCTCGTACGAGGCATTGAGCACAAGAACCTTTGCCATCAATCGCTTCTGGTGTACGTTTCCACTGAAAAACCTTCTCTGAATGGTAGCACAGCTATATCTTTCTCTGGGAATGGGCTTTCCCCAAACAGAGCAATTGAAGGTTGGCCTGAAAATCCACCCATCACCATCCAAAAAACTTCGGGGCGAACGGTGTCCGCCCCGCATATCACATTTGAGACCTTATGTCAATCCTTCTTGACAGATGTTGTGGCCGGCATCTGCCCAGACTTTTATTCTAGGTGGCTGCGCAGCATCCAGGCATTTTTCTCGTGAACGCTCATGCGCTGGGTCAGCAAGTCAACAGTGGACTCGTCGCCGGCTTGTTCTGCTTTTTGCAGGGTTTCCCGCGCTGTGCGAATGACCGTTTCGTTGGCTTCTACCAACAGGCGAATCATTTCTTCTGCCTTGGGAACGCCTTCGGTTTCGGAAATAGAAGATAGTTTGATGAATTCTGCATAGGTTCCCGGTGCAGGAAATCCGAGGGAACGAATGCGTTCGGCAATTTCATCAACTGCGGTCGCCAGTTCGGTATACTCTTGCTCAAATAGGGTGTGCAAGGTATTGAACATGGGACCGGTGACGTTCCAGTGGAAGTTGTGGGTTTTGAGATAGAGGGTGTAGGTGTCGGCGAGCATTTTGGACAGACCTTCAGCAATGGCCTGACGGTCTGGTTCGCTCAATCCAACGTTGATGGGGGCTTTGGTTTGTTCGGGCATAAATGCCTCCTCGTTAATTTCTAGTACAGATAGCAACGACAAAAACTTTTCCCAGCAGAGATGGCTGATGGATCCATCTCCATCATGCCATGTGCATGTTTAACACCGAGCGAGGCGCGCGGCGGATGCGACAGCGAATGGTCTCTTTGCCTAAGCGTTGGTGCGCTTCAAAACGATGGCAGCCGGAAAATCCGTAGTATTCTCCGTCTACTTCCAAGATTTCGATCGGTTCTTGCAAACCAATTTCGGCAATGGATTCCATTAAAGCTTCGACTTTGGCATTGTCCGTAGCTCGCGGCAGGGGACGCTTGATTCGATTGAGAGGAATTTCTTCGACCCGCATGCTTGAGTGCTACCTCCTGTTGCCGTTTGCAACCTTCAATCGGATTGTACTCATAATGACTTCGAGTTGCAAGTTTTTCCCCAAAAAATTGCGATCGCTTTTTCCACTGCCAAAAATCCCCCGCGTCTGGTACCATATACAGCTGGGTAAAGGGCGTTAGGGACCGTTCATGACCATTTCCACCATTGTCAAACAGACCGTCGCCGTTGCGGGTAGCATGTCTGGGAACTGGCACCAGATAGCCGTTCGCTGCATTCGCACTACCCTGTCGGTGGGCACCATGGTCGCCGTCGGTTGGGCAGCCACCGCCACGCGATCGCACGGGGCAGAAAACATAGAACTAGAAGTGGGCATCGTGCAGCATTTTGGTCAAAAAGCCAGCGACGAACTCACCCTCAAATCTCCCGGCGGGCAGCTAACCTTAAAATTTACCGGTGGCAATGGTGAAACCAAAACCCTAACCACTGCCGAAGTCACCATTGAGATGGGCACCACAGAGCTATCGCCACCGCTGGTCCAAGAACGGGTTGTCCTCTCCAGCCACCGCAGCTTTGAAAGCGCCGAAGAAAGTGCCAACAACTGGCGCGATCGCGGCATTGAAGTAGAATTAGCCCACCCAGCGAACATCTGGCAAGTGTGGGCAAAACGAGAAATTTACAATACCCCTTTACTGCGACGCCTGCTTTTAGAAAACCTACAAGCCAAAGGTCACGAACTCCCCAGCCTCGATACCCAATCCTTTCAAAAAATCCATACCCCCTCCTGGGTGGTGGGGAACTACCGCTACCACCGCCGCCACCTGGATATTACCTCCAGCAGCAATCGCATCCGCGTTATCCAAGCAGAAGGCGATCG
Encoded proteins:
- a CDS encoding sulfiredoxin, with the protein product MRVEEIPLNRIKRPLPRATDNAKVEALMESIAEIGLQEPIEILEVDGEYYGFSGCHRFEAHQRLGKETIRCRIRRAPRSVLNMHMA
- the chlP gene encoding geranylgeranyl reductase, which gives rise to MVLRVAVVGGGPAGSSTAEILAKAGIETYLFERKLDNAKPCGGAIPLCMVGEFDLPPEIIDRKVRNMKMISPSNIQVDIHLPKEDEYIGMCRREVLDSFLRDRAAKLGAHLINGTINKLDIPNSDTEPYTLHYIDHSNGQHDGTVNSLQVDMVVGADGANSRVAKAIEAGDYNYAIAFQERMRLPEEQMNYYQDLAEMYVGNDVSPDFYAWVFPKYDHVAVGTGTMKANKAKIKDLQAGIRARAANRLVDGQIIKVEAHPIPEHPRPRRVRGRVALVGDAAGTVTKSSGEGIYFAAKSGRMCAETIVEVSEGGKRIPREDELKLYLQRWDRKYGMTYKVLDLLQRVFYRSDATREAFVEMCSDLDVQRLTFDSYLYKTVVPANPLVQLKITAKTVGSLLRGNALAP
- a CDS encoding HNH endonuclease, whose translation is MAKVLVLNASYEPLNITSWRRAVVLVLKGKAEKIEYNGKSVYPDFPLPTVIRLRYYVRVPYKDIPLTRRNILYRDGNACQYCGYSGNDLTLDHVVPRSRGGGEQWENIVTACVRCNVKKGSRTPEEADMPLRQRPRKPHSSLYFEVDKYIKSGKHQEWQKYLIGGKPR
- a CDS encoding Dps family protein, producing MPEQTKAPINVGLSEPDRQAIAEGLSKMLADTYTLYLKTHNFHWNVTGPMFNTLHTLFEQEYTELATAVDEIAERIRSLGFPAPGTYAEFIKLSSISETEGVPKAEEMIRLLVEANETVIRTARETLQKAEQAGDESTVDLLTQRMSVHEKNAWMLRSHLE